From Prevotella melaninogenica, the proteins below share one genomic window:
- a CDS encoding leucine-rich repeat domain-containing protein translates to MKQIYILLIALLMGLSANAETSGTCGPNLTWHLTDDGVLTISGKGEMYDYSYRNEAPWGKYNINRIIKRIIIGDGITTIGSSAFDRCFFLTSVTIPNSVTTIGGFVFSGCSALTSVTIPNSVTEIGDYAFTDCRSLTSVTIPNSVTTIGGCAFRVCTNLQKVNIGNSVKTIGTSAFDYCTSITQISSEAVVPPTCGINALNGINKSKCKLIVPKNSLDAYKQAYQWEDFFLIEGSTTGITNTVYNKAGLADVYTIDGTKRLSKASTDEINALPKGVYIVNGKKIIIK, encoded by the coding sequence ATGAAACAAATCTACATCTTGTTAATAGCCCTACTCATGGGCTTATCAGCTAATGCCGAGACGTCTGGCACTTGTGGACCTAATCTAACATGGCACCTTACTGATGATGGAGTTTTGACCATTTCAGGAAAAGGGGAAATGTATGATTATTCATACAGAAACGAAGCACCATGGGGCAAATATAATATTAATCGAATTATAAAAAGAATTATAATAGGTGATGGTATTACCACAATTGGCAGCAGTGCTTTCGACAGATGTTTCTTTCTAACTTCTGTAACCATTCCCAATAGTGTTACAACAATTGGAGGGTTTGTTTTCAGCGGTTGTAGCGCGCTAACTTCTGTAACCATTCCAAATAGTGTTACAGAAATTGGCGACTATGCTTTCACCGATTGTAGATCTCTAACCTCTGTAACCATTCCAAATAGTGTTACAACAATTGGAGGGTGTGCTTTCAGAGTTTGCACCAACCTACAAAAAGTAAATATCGGAAATAGTGTTAAGACTATAGGAACATCAGCATTTGACTACTGTACAAGTATAACACAGATTTCGAGTGAGGCAGTCGTACCACCAACCTGTGGCATAAATGCTCTTAACGGCATTAATAAATCTAAATGTAAACTTATTGTTCCTAAGAATAGTCTTGACGCATATAAACAAGCATACCAATGGGAAGATTTTTTCTTAATAGAGGGTAGTACTACTGGCATTACAAACACTGTTTATAATAAAGCAGGACTTGCTGATGTCTATACAATAGATGGAACAAAACGGCTAAGTAAAGCAAGCACTGACGAAATTAATGCTTTGCCTAAGGGTGTTTATATTGTCAATGGTAAAAAGATAATCATTAAATAA